CAATCTTCAAATGGAACCCCAAAAGTATGTTTTCTGTTGAAATTatcttttgtaataatttgattCTATAACTGCTGATTAGCTGATCCTTAAATTCATCAAttgattttccttttgtaCTTCAGGTTCTGCCAAAAAGCAGCAGTGGGGAGCCACCTCAGGTCGAGGAAAAACCAAAGTTCCAAGCATTCACTGGGAAGAAGTATTCACTGAGAGGTTGACATTGTTCAAGATCCGTACCTTGAGGGTGTTCACTGTTCAGCACATCTATTCTTTGCTTGCACttatcattatattgtttgtaATTGTAAACCCCTGAACTGGTATGGGCACAGACAGTTAAGCGCCTTGGGCATATAACATTATGTTTGATTACTCAAGTTTTGTGTATGTACACATTCTTTCACATGTCAGTAATTCTGGAGATTCAAGGACAGAACAAAAatattgagaaagaaaaatgctcAGGTGAAAACAGTGGTTTTATAACATTATGTTTGATTACTCACGTTTTGTGTATGTACACATTCTTTCACATATCATATTCTGGAGATTCAAGGACAGAACAAAAATATTGAGAAAGAGAAATGTTCAGGTGAAAACAGtgataacttaattttttaaaaatgatggCAGAAATACCTATTACATAAacagtgataatttttttgaaatgatgGCAGAAATACctattacatattttattcaGTTTAATCAGTAAATGCCTAAGCAATGACCGATGTTTCGATGGAAACCTTTCCTGAATAGCTGATGCTCTCTGAATTCTCACCAGCAACTTCCCAGAGCTCCGGCAATGCTTCCTTGATATTGTGGATGCTCTCTAATGCATAGTCCACACCTTCAGCTCTGTGGGAAGTTCCCACCTATTTCCCATATCATGAAAATTTAAgggaaaggaaaaaatgaGTACTTCTGTAGGTAGCTAAGCAAGAACAtgagaaaattgaaaagaaaactcTAAGCAACATCAGCAGCCTCGCTTACCCATACAGTATGAAGCCCCAATCTTTTACCAGTCTCTAAATTACGAATACTGTCATCAAAAAATATCTGCGATgaaagatataataattagttaGTGGATAATTACAGATGATAGAGCAGAAACATGAAGAATGTGCAAATAGCACATTCCTAATATAAGGTCTGAATCAATTTGTGAAGGCAAAGAATTGgttaaaatgctaaatcatctTACAGTTTTCCGAGGGTTGATGTTGGCAATCTTAAAAACTTGTTCAAATGCTTCTTCAAAAGGTTTGCAGACAACTGGAGTCCTTGGAAGTTCGAGATCAGCATTGGGACGAGAACAATAATCATCGATGTCAAATAATTCAGTAGGTCTTTCGGATTCAGAGGCATCCTGATCCACCAGAACAGTGCCTTTGTCCGTGgaattcaaagtttcaaaggATATAATTCTTTCAAAGCAATCCTCCAGACCAAGCCTGCTAAGCACTCTAGCAGCATGAGTTTTATCTGCATTGGTAAAAATCTACAAAAGGCGAGAACACCATCGTCATTTGAAGAGAAAAGatgagtaaaaaaaataagaacaagTTATCTAtaagcaaaaagaaaagacactCACAACTTTCCGAATGGGCAGACTAAGCAAAAGATTCCTTAAAACAGGGTCAGGTTTTAGCATCATGTAGGGCAATCTCCCATGAACATAACTGTAAAACATAGATAATGCGAGGTTGGGTGCTTTATACCTCAACTACACAAACGTACTGGAAGCTAAAGTGCATACCTGTGGAAGTCATCACAGTCAAACTGATAGCCGATAGCCtataataaggaaaaaaaaaaaaaccatgaCAAACGACTGTCAACATGCTGAAGTTTCAATATTCaccccaaaaaagaaaaaaagaaaaaagaaaagaacactTAGTCATACCCGAAGACCTGCCAATGTTGTCccatagaatttgtacaaagAAACACACAATTCAGGGACTTTAGCCTCCTCGATGCAAAGCTTTTGGAGCATATATTCTAGAGAAGTAAATAACAGAAAAGCCATGGAATTTGTCATAGTTTtcttaagaataaaataaatttaattgatttgatgaaaaggaaaaaaacaaactatTATGCATGGGATACCTTGAATATTCTTGGTCACTTCTTTTGACAATCCAGAAGTCAGAGGATAAATGGTGTCATCTAGAtctgaaattcaaatataGCAACCAATAATGTCAACCTTCAACAGCAGTCAAATTAAAACACGAAAAATGATGTACACATCAAAGCTTACCAAATAAGAGACAATCATATTTTTGGTTTGAAACCTGCTTGTTCTCATTCTTGTATTCCATTTTAAGCTAAAGGAACTCAAACTGCAAAGGAAAATTACCGCAGCTACAGTTACTGGCACAGAAACGCAAATTTTAGCAGCAATAGCACATGTAGATCAGAAAAGGAGTTCTGAAAGTTGTCGAGCATAATTATCAGAAATTTTGACACGTAAATTCCATGAGACTAGCTATAATGTCTTTCGGAAGATGAAATAGAACCACAAATCCTGAAACTTCATCAATAAATCTGTAACCACAAGCACCACCTATCAAACAGAACCCCAAACCATCGATTCAACCAATTAACTCTAGAATGAAATAGAGTTTTGAAACAGATATGAATAAGCAAAACCACGCCAGATCAAAATCTACCCCAATCAAAAACCAGATCACTAAAACTATAGGTATTTAACAAACGGTACCAAAATgtgcaagaaaacaaaacaacccACCAAAATAAAAGGTAAAGAACAGTTTTTTACCAACCAACAAATTAATTCTTGAATGTACTAAactcaccaaaaaaaaaaaaaaaaaaacaccccAGATGAAATCTACAGCCGTTAAAGCACCAGATCACTAAAACTATAAGCATGTTACAAATGGTACTAAAATGTGAAAGAACTAAAACGACCcaccaaagaaagaagattTTGAATAAGCAGTGATATAAGAGCAGAGTAGAGGCAGAGCATTACCTGACTGGAAAATGAGCAATGTGTTCTTAACGGATGCTGAAGAAAAGGGAAATGCAAAGAGAGAGATTTCGTTGTTTAAAACAGCGAGCCTTAAATAAGAGAAGAAATGGAAATGAGTAAAAAAGTAATGATGCTTTATGAGTTTAGCAGAAGAGAAACCGTAGAAGGGACAAAAGTGTCAGTCTGCGTAATGTTTCATTGTCATTGGACTTGAAAATCCCACCACTGCCTTAAAAGTCGGAGCTGCGACTTTTTTCACTTTAACATGACGTTTTTAAAGACTACCCACTAGTGCTTCTCATATCGACACGTTGTGTTCCCTCGAGTAAGCGAACGCGGTTGGCCACAACCGGAGTCACTTGCATAATTACAAACTAATCCATTTCTTTTATGTTCACTTCAATAAGGGCCTAAATTATCCATTCGCATCAAATAGGTCCCTGTGTATTACGTAACATGCATCTCCCTTAACATTACTGGACTTTCTGCCCATTTGATATTTACTTCTTTACTGGTCAAAGAGCTATCTCAAGTACATTAATTTTCTGAAGcattatttagatttttaaatctttttaatatttgaaaagtttatgtttactcacatttcgtaaaGAATAAGActgtaaattttctttaatattcgaGAAGTATATgctccactcacattttataaaagagaaaattgtttctacataattattttaaaattgagttagtattaaaagaaatcccataatatttttatggagACTCAAACTATTGTACTCACACATTGTGAGTACAAGGGTTCTCCCACTAGAGTAAACATCCATTGGtatgattaaagaaaaaaattattttatttttattgagagattcaaattttgtaattttgagagttataaaactttattacAAAGTTGAACTATTTTGAAATATCTTTACCgtacttcaaaaaaaaattatttaatttagttcaCAACATATCCGGTAgaaatttatctattaaaataactatatagttttacaaaaattataattgaaaactaaacaatagaaatttattagttaagaAAGAATTTGCTTGTAGAAGCTCCACTTCGAAAGCTCAACTTGATGGATGTTCAACATTACTATTTAGTATTTAAGGCTCCgtttgatataaattttttaaatataatttatttaaatagaaatttacttttagaatttttacaAGTAGAGTTTTTACCATAAATATTTGAGACACTTAGTTGTCCatgagaatttttattaaaaattataaaagaaaataaactaagattgtgaaataaatttgaagtaTTTTGCACAATTtaactctttaaataaattctacCATTTCaactcttaaaaaattaaaatttgagcttttattaataaaaaaaataactttataagaacttataaaattaaataaatacttataaCTGTTAAATAAATCACACCAAACAAACATTTACTATGAGAATTCCAATCAATTCAAAATGGGTTTGGATCTAGTAGAAAAACATGAACAAATTATATCCgtttttgagaaatttacaaaatgaaGGAACCCATTTATTTAGATTAACGAACTTTTTGAAATCACCAATGACGCATTagaatagtttttttttttttttcaataaatggaATTGAGAACCCTGTGGATTGTGAAGATTAAGCTCTCTCATAAACTTGATCGAGTTTTGTATTGACAACTTCTCTCTTATGGATATAAAAATTGTGGAAAGAACAAGATTTGCAAACCCTTTGTGTGATTTGAGTGAAAGATGAAAAGAGCAacttctttaatctttattattattaacgtGTTCCTCAACTATACCACATACCAGACATTGCACGTTAATTATAAGTTGAGATATGAAGTAAGTGTAAAATACAAGAAAGTAGAGACGTTTGTAGAGATTGGTAATTTGACCTCCTCAGCTTTCATTGAATTTCAATGTGAACAAAGCAGACCTACtgattaattgaaaacaaacaaactaaagtggaaaatttaaattaattttcctgCAACAGCAAGCAGCCACACCGACTTGTTACGGACTTATATTCACGAGTTGTcgttaattatttgattggcGATGGATGATGCTCACAAATCACAATACAGTGATTCTTCTTCTAGGGTAACAACGCTATGCTGCTTCAAATTAAACAGTGAAACAGTGATCATTTGAATGACAAAGAAATGGTTGCCTGTTTTGGGGCATCCTTGTGCTGCTGTGCATTTATGTATAAAAGCCATTATTCTGCTCTCATTAGCTTTGCAGTTGTGATGGTCAGCACTCAGCAGCAACAGAtatgtacttttttatttcttcattatagAGTGTAAATTAGAGCTAGCTAGATCGAGACAGCCCACGTTAGCTCCATTAATGTTATATTGCTTAGCCATTAATTCTTAACATGtacattttattcatttcaaattttggacaTTTATGCACCGTGGATGTATTCAATTTGCCAAGACAAAATAGTATGGccttatataattattaatccttttattttctttaaccaCAAGCTTCTCAGAAGTGAAGacatattttcttcaaatgcaTGCTGCTTAACCTCTCTTTGTCTCACAAAATTATATTGCAGGCTTTATTATGTTCTGATCATCACATAGAGATCTGAAGATATGCAAATTCACAGGAAAATAAGAACATTAAAAGATCTGGgctaactaataataatacatttagGCCGTGACTGGAGTCTCAATTGCAACATTCTCTGAgcatttgatatttttggaAATTTCATCGGCATCCCATAGTTCTGGAAACGCTTCCCTGATATTGTGAATGCTCTCCAATGCATAATCAGCACCCTTTGTTCTCCGCGAAGTACCCACCTGTTACCGTATTGTGTACATACATAATTAGttgatgaaaaaggaaaatcaatTATGATCAAAAGAAGTTTCTTCAGGAATTgacaataatgttaatttctgaacttaaTTACCAACACAGTATGGAGGCCAATGCTTTTTGCACACTCTATGTTGCGGGTGCTATCGTCAAAGAACAGCTGAAACAATGCCAAACCGTACTCGCATTATAGACAAGTGCTTGATGATATATAGCATTTATGggatttttaaagtaaattaattagaatgaTAAGGTTATGTAATCTTACTGTTTTATGAGGGTTGATGTTAGCTATTTTGAAAGCTTGTTCAAATGCATCCTCAAAGGGTTTGCAAAAAATTGGACTCTTTGGAAGAACTGATGAGTAACCATTCGTAGCATCAAGATTAATTGCAGTTCTTGACCCGCTGCGCACCAGATAACCCCCATCAAAATTGTTACTGGTTTTGTTGTTGGGATTGAGGCTCTCAAAATTTACAATCCCATCGAAGCAGTCTTCTAATCCAAGCTTTCTTAGAACTTTAGCCACGTGAATCTCATCCGCATTTGAAAAGATCTGTCATATGCATTGCAATTatcataaggataaaatttttaataaacctGACCAGTTCATCATCATTTGTGTCTGACATTGAGGCTGGGGAGATGCTTACAACTTTTCGGATAGGTAGGCTAAGTAGAAGATTTCTTAGAACAGGATCTGGTTTCAGGTTCTCATACGGTAATCTCCCATGAACAAAACtgtaaaaatagaaaacacattac
This window of the Citrus sinensis cultivar Valencia sweet orange chromosome 8, DVS_A1.0, whole genome shotgun sequence genome carries:
- the LOC102624821 gene encoding uncharacterized protein C24B11.05, with the translated sequence MEYKNENKQVSNQKYDCLLFDLDDTIYPLTSGLSKEVTKNIQEYMLQKLCIEEAKVPELCVSLYKFYGTTLAGLRAIGYQFDCDDFHSYVHGRLPYMMLKPDPVLRNLLLSLPIRKVIFTNADKTHAARVLSRLGLEDCFERIISFETLNSTDKGTVLVDQDASESERPTELFDIDDYCSRPNADLELPRTPVVCKPFEEAFEQVFKIANINPRKTIFFDDSIRNLETGKRLGLHTVWVGTSHRAEGVDYALESIHNIKEALPELWEVAGENSESISYSGKVSIETSVIA
- the LOC112499289 gene encoding uncharacterized protein LOC112499289; translated protein: MTKYECLLFDVDDTLYSHSYGFSNKCSKNIEEYMIQKLGIEESEVSEFNRVLYKNYGTSMAGLKAIGYDFDNDDYHSFVHGRLPYENLKPDPVLRNLLLSLPIRKVIFSNADEIHVAKVLRKLGLEDCFDGIVNFESLNPNNKTSNNFDGGYLVRSGSRTAINLDATNGYSSVLPKSPIFCKPFEDAFEQAFKIANINPHKTLFFDDSTRNIECAKSIGLHTVLVGTSRRTKGADYALESIHNIREAFPELWDADEISKNIKCSENVAIETPVTA